Proteins from one Nitrobacteraceae bacterium AZCC 2146 genomic window:
- a CDS encoding RND family efflux transporter MFP subunit (product_source=TIGR01730; cath_funfam=2.40.50.100; cog=COG0845; pfam=PF16576; superfamily=111369; tigrfam=TIGR01730; transmembrane_helix_parts=Inside_1_39,TMhelix_40_62,Outside_63_428) yields the protein MTDIRVLPKKAKTDDPYAADTDRVADAPPYIADMPQRRSWGGMLLGGIVVLLLGGGLGFGAWRHHEADVAVAAAAEQSRTFVPNVRVAAVRASGSKSMITLPATTTAFEAANILARTSGYVEKRYVDIGDHVKAGALLAEITAPELDHQITQAQATLTQDQATLQQTQASRELAQVTNARDSNLVKQGWLTLQQGDNDRLTLASQQAAVGVAQSNIAAQEAQIRILQQEKAYQKVVAPFDGVVTQRNIDNGSLVQSGSTLMYTLMQSNVIRIQLFVPQDEAFGLAPGVDAMVRVPEIPGRTFPGKVTRIANALQPNSRTLLTEIDVPNPDGALSPGIYCTVELAIPRKTPSMIVPADAVIFDQNGLQVAVVEDGKARLQKISIARDFGKEVEVREGVKPGDKVILNPMVDLADGSKVSAQQQQQPKQS from the coding sequence ATGACCGACATTCGCGTGCTGCCGAAGAAGGCGAAGACTGATGATCCGTATGCCGCAGACACGGATCGCGTTGCGGACGCGCCACCGTACATCGCGGACATGCCGCAGCGACGTTCGTGGGGCGGCATGCTGCTGGGAGGGATCGTCGTACTGCTTCTCGGAGGCGGGCTTGGGTTCGGGGCGTGGCGTCACCATGAGGCCGATGTGGCGGTAGCCGCGGCTGCTGAACAGAGCCGGACGTTCGTTCCGAATGTGCGGGTGGCTGCTGTTCGCGCCAGCGGCAGCAAGTCGATGATCACCTTGCCGGCCACGACAACGGCGTTTGAGGCGGCCAACATCCTGGCGCGCACCAGCGGCTACGTCGAAAAGCGCTATGTGGACATCGGAGATCACGTCAAGGCCGGAGCCTTGCTGGCGGAGATCACCGCCCCGGAGCTTGATCACCAGATCACACAGGCCCAGGCCACCCTGACCCAGGATCAGGCCACCCTGCAGCAAACCCAGGCGAGCCGCGAGCTTGCCCAGGTAACCAATGCGCGCGATAGCAACCTCGTCAAGCAGGGATGGCTGACGCTGCAGCAGGGCGACAACGATCGGCTGACCCTTGCGTCCCAGCAGGCAGCTGTCGGCGTCGCGCAATCAAATATTGCGGCCCAGGAGGCGCAGATCCGGATTCTGCAGCAGGAAAAGGCCTATCAGAAAGTCGTGGCGCCGTTCGACGGCGTGGTCACCCAGCGCAACATCGACAATGGCAGCCTGGTGCAGTCGGGCTCGACGCTGATGTATACGCTGATGCAGAGCAACGTGATTCGCATTCAGCTCTTCGTGCCGCAGGACGAGGCTTTCGGCCTGGCGCCCGGAGTCGATGCCATGGTTCGTGTTCCCGAGATTCCCGGCCGCACGTTTCCCGGCAAGGTCACACGCATTGCCAATGCGCTGCAGCCGAACAGCCGGACGCTGCTGACGGAGATCGACGTTCCCAACCCCGACGGCGCTCTCAGCCCCGGTATCTACTGCACTGTCGAACTGGCGATCCCGCGCAAGACACCGTCGATGATCGTGCCTGCGGATGCCGTCATCTTCGACCAGAACGGCCTGCAGGTCGCGGTCGTCGAAGACGGCAAGGCTCGCTTGCAGAAGATCTCTATCGCCCGCGACTTCGGCAAGGAGGTCGAAGTACGCGAGGGCGTCAAGCCGGGCGATAAGGTGATTCTCAATCCGATGGTGGATCTGGCCGACGGCAGTAAGGTCTCGGCTCAGCAACAGCAGCAACCGAAACAAAGCTAG
- a CDS encoding multidrug efflux pump subunit AcrB (product_source=COG0841; cath_funfam=1.20.1640.10; cog=COG0841; pfam=PF00873; superfamily=82693,82714,82866; transmembrane_helix_parts=Outside_1_342,TMhelix_343_362,Inside_363_368,TMhelix_369_388,Outside_389_397,TMhelix_398_420,Inside_421_440,TMhelix_441_460,Outside_461_474,TMhelix_475_497,Inside_498_515), giving the protein MLGLGATMLVFVGRDFFPLIDGGQIQLHARAPAGTRIEATERIFQAVEDRIREVIPASERTLIVDNIGLPARPYNLAFTDGSTIGVNDGVILVSLKEGHKPTADYVRTLRQVLPAAFPEDTFYFQAADIVTQILNFGLPAQIDIRTAGYGTNNVEVAKQLRQRIAGIPGIVDAHLQQEVDAPAFYAEIDRTRAAQLGVNASTAATNVNVSLSSSVQVSPNFWTDPASGIPYYLAVQTPEYRLDSLNALNNTPISSTITVGGQPVPGMLSNIATFKRDTTITNANQANIQPVYDVYASVQGRDLGGVAADVNKVTAEFQKQLAPGNTIQVLGQIQSMNDSFRNLGIGLLFAAVFVYLLMVVNYQNFGDPFVVMLALPATLCGIVTMLFMTGTTLNVPSLMGAIMAVGVASANSILLVTFAREQQLAGHSAFEAAISAGHTRIRPVLMTAAAMIAGMIPMAIGSAGEEQNAALARAVIGGLLFATPTTLLIVPYLFAMLRKGNDGIPHHGVFKETTE; this is encoded by the coding sequence ATGCTCGGTCTCGGCGCAACCATGCTGGTCTTCGTCGGTCGCGACTTTTTCCCTCTCATTGATGGCGGACAGATCCAGCTCCATGCGCGCGCGCCGGCCGGAACCCGGATCGAAGCGACGGAGCGGATATTTCAGGCCGTGGAAGACAGGATTCGGGAGGTCATTCCGGCCAGTGAGCGGACGCTGATCGTCGACAATATCGGACTGCCGGCGCGCCCCTACAATCTGGCTTTCACGGACGGCTCGACCATCGGCGTCAACGACGGCGTCATCCTGGTGTCGCTCAAGGAGGGACACAAGCCGACCGCCGACTATGTTCGCACGCTGCGTCAGGTGCTGCCCGCGGCATTCCCCGAGGATACGTTCTATTTTCAGGCGGCTGACATCGTCACGCAGATCCTGAATTTCGGTCTGCCTGCGCAGATCGACATCAGGACCGCCGGCTACGGCACGAACAACGTGGAGGTGGCAAAGCAACTGCGACAACGGATTGCCGGCATTCCGGGCATCGTCGATGCGCATCTGCAGCAGGAAGTGGATGCGCCGGCCTTCTATGCGGAGATTGATCGGACGCGTGCGGCGCAGCTCGGCGTCAATGCCAGTACGGCGGCCACCAATGTCAATGTCAGTCTCAGCTCTTCGGTGCAGGTGTCGCCGAACTTCTGGACCGATCCTGCTTCGGGAATCCCCTATTATCTTGCGGTGCAGACCCCTGAATACCGGCTGGACTCGCTGAACGCGCTCAATAACACGCCGATATCCAGCACGATCACGGTCGGCGGCCAGCCGGTTCCGGGCATGCTCAGCAACATCGCGACGTTCAAGCGCGACACGACCATCACCAACGCCAACCAGGCGAATATCCAGCCGGTCTACGACGTCTATGCCAGCGTACAGGGCCGCGATCTCGGCGGCGTCGCCGCCGATGTCAACAAGGTCACCGCGGAGTTTCAGAAGCAGCTGGCGCCGGGCAATACGATCCAGGTGCTCGGCCAGATCCAGAGCATGAACGATTCATTCCGCAATCTCGGTATCGGATTGCTGTTTGCCGCGGTGTTCGTCTATCTGCTGATGGTGGTGAATTACCAGAATTTCGGCGATCCGTTCGTCGTGATGCTGGCGTTGCCGGCGACCCTGTGCGGCATCGTGACGATGCTGTTCATGACCGGCACCACGCTCAATGTGCCGTCATTGATGGGTGCCATCATGGCTGTCGGCGTCGCCTCCGCCAACTCAATCCTGCTGGTGACCTTCGCGCGCGAGCAGCAACTGGCTGGCCACTCCGCCTTCGAAGCCGCGATCAGTGCCGGGCACACCCGTATCCGTCCGGTGCTGATGACCGCGGCGGCGATGATCGCGGGCATGATTCCGATGGCGATCGGCAGCGCCGGCGAGGAGCAGAACGCGGCGCTCGCCCGCGCGGTCATCGGCGGGCTGCTGTTCGCGACGCCGACCACGTTGCTGATCGTCCCGTATCTGTTCGCCATGCTGCGCAAGGGCAACGACGGAATTCCTCACCATGGCGTATTCAAGGAAACCACAGAATGA